One window of the Pseudomonas sihuiensis genome contains the following:
- a CDS encoding site-specific integrase → MAGKESRKTGYTGIEIHGNSIRVYFMYKGVRHRHTLGIEPTKANLKHAAGLRSAALFALRSGNYNEADFFPHSRPAETLAVAGKRLDDLCDRYKPLKAVDLTPETESRYEIALNTCLELIGRNRQVNTLLPEDIQKLRVDLIATRAVSTVNHYLATFAGFLYWCENNGYCGELGKHCTRFTKSNKEPDPLTLEEFNALIEKGCLHPIDKAAVTLAVYTGLRPGELLALAVEDVAPDFSKIKVRRSITQSATFKVPKTKKDRTVLLYPPAREALKILVADAEQRNAAELRVWLNRHESRTDRVRVLLSPKTQARKKDVNDYFVPSAWNSKWANLIRRSGIRPRPPYQTRHTYACWNLTARGNLAFIANQMGHSDYSMLVKVYARWIDSESPRELERIWEGMLSMARNTPEKLAA, encoded by the coding sequence ATGGCGGGCAAAGAAAGCAGGAAGACGGGTTATACGGGCATCGAAATCCACGGAAACTCGATCCGCGTCTATTTCATGTACAAGGGCGTCCGACATCGGCACACCCTGGGCATCGAACCAACGAAGGCCAACCTCAAGCACGCGGCAGGCTTGCGCAGCGCAGCCCTGTTCGCACTGAGATCTGGTAACTACAACGAAGCCGATTTCTTCCCGCATTCCCGTCCGGCAGAGACGCTTGCCGTTGCCGGCAAGCGCTTGGACGATCTCTGTGATCGCTACAAACCGCTCAAGGCAGTGGATCTCACGCCGGAGACAGAGTCGCGGTACGAGATTGCGCTGAATACTTGCCTAGAGCTCATCGGCCGCAACCGCCAAGTCAACACCCTACTGCCCGAGGACATACAAAAGCTAAGAGTGGACCTGATCGCCACGCGCGCGGTTTCGACGGTCAACCACTACCTCGCCACTTTTGCCGGTTTCCTCTACTGGTGCGAGAACAACGGCTACTGCGGCGAACTCGGCAAACATTGCACCCGCTTTACCAAGAGCAACAAGGAGCCCGATCCGCTCACTCTCGAAGAGTTCAATGCCCTCATCGAGAAAGGTTGTCTGCACCCGATCGACAAGGCGGCCGTCACGCTCGCCGTCTACACCGGCCTACGGCCTGGCGAGTTGCTTGCATTGGCCGTTGAAGATGTGGCTCCAGATTTCAGCAAGATCAAAGTGCGGCGTTCGATTACGCAATCGGCCACATTCAAGGTGCCCAAGACCAAGAAGGATCGCACCGTGCTGTTGTATCCACCGGCGCGCGAGGCCCTGAAGATCCTCGTCGCCGATGCCGAACAACGCAATGCGGCAGAGCTGCGGGTCTGGCTCAACCGTCACGAATCCCGCACCGACCGAGTGCGGGTTCTGCTATCACCGAAAACCCAGGCACGCAAAAAGGACGTGAACGATTATTTCGTACCAAGCGCCTGGAACAGCAAGTGGGCCAACCTGATCCGGCGATCAGGCATCCGGCCACGCCCGCCCTACCAAACCCGGCACACCTATGCCTGCTGGAACCTGACTGCACGTGGAAACTTGGCGTTCATCGCCAACCAGATGGGCCACAGCGACTACTCCATGCTTGTGAAGGTGTACGCTCGCTGGATTGACTCGGAGTCCCCCAGGGAGTTGGAGCGTATATGGGAAGGCATGCTGAGCATGGCTAGGAATACTCCTGAGAAGCTGGCAGCTTGA
- the fdxA gene encoding ferredoxin FdxA encodes MTFVVTDNCIKCKYTDCVEVCPVDCFYEGPNFLVIHPDECIDCALCEPECPAQAIFSEDEVPEDQQEFIELNADLAEVWPNITEKKDALPDAEEWDGVKDKLQHLER; translated from the coding sequence ATGACCTTCGTCGTCACCGACAACTGCATCAAGTGCAAATACACCGACTGTGTGGAAGTCTGCCCGGTCGACTGCTTTTACGAAGGCCCGAACTTCCTGGTCATTCACCCGGATGAGTGCATTGATTGCGCCCTGTGCGAGCCGGAGTGCCCTGCGCAGGCGATCTTCTCGGAAGACGAGGTACCAGAGGATCAGCAGGAGTTCATCGAACTGAACGCCGATCTGGCCGAAGTGTGGCCGAACATCACCGAGAAGAAAGATGCACTGCCGGACGCCGAAGAGTGGGATGGCGTGAAGGACAAGCTGCAACACCTGGAGCGCTGA
- a CDS encoding histone-like nucleoid-structuring protein, MvaT/MvaU family translates to MSKLAEFRALEQQLAAQLAELEALKKDDGLKKEMEFEEKLRALMSKYDKGLRDIIAILDPQTKVGKLSKQDSGARRPRQVKCYKNPKTGEVVETKGGNHKVLKAWKEEFGADVVESWLQ, encoded by the coding sequence ATGTCGAAGCTTGCCGAATTTCGCGCCCTTGAACAGCAATTGGCCGCTCAACTGGCAGAGTTGGAAGCTCTCAAGAAAGACGATGGCCTGAAAAAGGAAATGGAGTTTGAGGAAAAGCTCCGCGCCCTGATGTCCAAATACGACAAAGGCCTGCGCGACATCATCGCCATCCTTGATCCGCAAACCAAAGTCGGCAAGCTCAGCAAACAGGATTCCGGGGCGCGCCGTCCTCGCCAAGTAAAATGCTACAAGAACCCCAAGACCGGCGAGGTTGTTGAAACCAAAGGTGGCAATCACAAAGTCTTGAAAGCTTGGAAAGAAGAGTTCGGCGCCGACGTCGTCGAAAGCTGGCTGCAGTAA
- a CDS encoding DUF6088 family protein — translation MKTLPETILEQSRQLPEGGVLAPKNFVHLGSRAAVDQALSRLAKAGKLVRVARGTYAAPVTSRFGTRPPAPDKVIRAIAEQRGETLVPHGARAANALGLTQQVPIKEAFLTTGRSRTMKFGKTEVLVQHAPRWMLALGSTLAGEAVRALAWIGQTHVSEAVGKLHGTLPESEWNSLLASRTILPTWMAQAIGRENAHA, via the coding sequence GTGAAGACCCTACCCGAGACAATTCTTGAACAAAGCCGGCAGCTCCCTGAAGGCGGTGTGCTTGCGCCCAAGAATTTCGTTCACCTGGGCAGCCGTGCGGCAGTAGACCAAGCCTTATCTCGCCTGGCCAAGGCCGGGAAGCTGGTACGTGTGGCTCGCGGCACCTATGCCGCTCCTGTCACCAGTCGTTTCGGCACGCGCCCGCCTGCTCCGGATAAAGTGATCCGGGCAATCGCAGAACAACGTGGTGAAACTCTGGTGCCGCATGGGGCGCGAGCCGCCAACGCCCTCGGACTCACCCAGCAGGTCCCCATCAAGGAAGCGTTCCTGACCACAGGACGATCCCGCACGATGAAGTTCGGCAAGACTGAAGTGCTCGTGCAACACGCTCCTCGCTGGATGCTCGCGCTCGGGTCAACTCTGGCTGGTGAAGCAGTCCGCGCCCTTGCCTGGATCGGCCAGACACACGTCAGCGAGGCGGTAGGCAAGCTTCATGGCACGCTCCCGGAGTCAGAATGGAACTCGCTGCTCGCGAGCCGCACCATCCTGCCTACCTGGATGGCGCAGGCCATCGGTCGAGAGAACGCGCATGCCTGA
- the rpoS gene encoding RNA polymerase sigma factor RpoS encodes MALIKKEAPEFDVDDELLLMEPGIVFGEVQGDEVEAPVARTKAKNATPSKQHKYIDYTRALDATQLYLNEIGFSPLLTPEEEVHFARLAQKGDPAGRKRMIESNLRLVVKIARRYVNRGLSLLDLIEEGNLGLIRAVEKFDPERGFRFSTYATWWIRQTIERAIMNQTRTIRLPIHVVKELNVYLRAARELTQKLDHEPSAEEIANLLEKPVGEVKRMLGLNERVSSVDVSLGPDSDKTLLDTLTDDRPTDPCELLQDDDLSQSIDQWLSDLTDKQREVVVRRFGLRGHESCTLEEVGQEIGLTRERVRQIQVEALKRLREILEKNGLSSDALFQ; translated from the coding sequence ATGGCTCTCATCAAAAAAGAAGCGCCGGAGTTTGACGTCGACGATGAACTGCTCCTCATGGAGCCAGGCATCGTTTTCGGCGAGGTTCAGGGCGATGAGGTGGAAGCACCGGTCGCACGTACCAAGGCCAAGAACGCCACCCCCTCCAAGCAGCACAAATACATCGACTACACCCGGGCGCTAGACGCCACTCAGCTTTACCTCAACGAAATCGGTTTCTCTCCCTTGCTCACTCCCGAAGAGGAAGTGCACTTCGCGCGTCTGGCGCAGAAGGGCGATCCTGCCGGGCGCAAACGCATGATCGAGAGCAACCTGCGCCTGGTCGTGAAGATCGCTCGGCGTTACGTCAACCGTGGTCTCTCTCTGCTCGATCTGATCGAGGAGGGCAACCTCGGCTTGATTCGCGCCGTGGAAAAATTCGATCCGGAGCGGGGGTTCCGTTTCTCGACCTATGCAACCTGGTGGATCCGCCAGACCATCGAACGCGCCATCATGAACCAGACGCGAACCATCCGTTTGCCGATTCATGTGGTCAAGGAGCTCAACGTATACCTGCGTGCAGCTCGTGAACTGACCCAGAAGCTTGACCATGAGCCTTCTGCGGAAGAAATTGCCAACCTGCTGGAAAAACCGGTGGGCGAGGTCAAGCGCATGCTCGGCCTCAACGAACGAGTGTCCTCGGTGGACGTCTCGCTTGGTCCGGATTCGGACAAGACGCTGCTCGACACCCTGACCGATGATCGCCCGACCGATCCCTGCGAACTGTTGCAGGACGATGATCTGTCGCAGAGCATTGATCAGTGGCTCTCCGACCTGACCGACAAACAACGGGAAGTTGTTGTGCGTCGCTTCGGTCTGCGCGGCCATGAAAGTTGTACCCTTGAAGAAGTGGGGCAGGAGATCGGCCTGACCCGCGAGCGGGTGCGGCAGATTCAGGTTGAGGCGCTCAAGCGTCTGCGGGAAATCCTGGAGAAGAACGGCTTGTCCAGCGACGCCTTGTTCCAGTGA
- a CDS encoding nucleotidyl transferase AbiEii/AbiGii toxin family protein has translation MPEQFFDLSKQDQLEALQFAAAQTGRPAHLLEKDLWVVWTLRALFSANIGQSLTFKGGTSLSKAYKVIDRFSEDIDLTYDIRELIPEFTGHSDLPSSRSEARRWSSKVRERLPGWIQQTIHPVLQSTLEQEQLDAELEVTGEKLFLRYPAMASGTGYIPPVVTLEFGARSTGEPHAPQHVLCDMAGAVEGVTFPEADPIVMDIARTFWEKATATHVYCAQQQIRSERFARHWHDLAAIARTEYFDMIAADRQVADMVANHKSWFFQEKSIDGTVVDYHAAARGHIQIVPDGAAREALEQDYAMMLDDGVMIGNARTFDDLMQECTEIQIRLNA, from the coding sequence ATGCCTGAACAGTTCTTCGATCTTTCGAAACAGGATCAGCTTGAAGCACTTCAGTTCGCCGCGGCCCAAACTGGGCGTCCTGCTCACCTGCTGGAAAAGGACTTGTGGGTAGTCTGGACGCTGCGGGCATTGTTCTCAGCAAATATCGGACAGAGCTTGACCTTCAAGGGTGGCACCTCGTTGTCGAAGGCGTACAAAGTCATTGACAGGTTTTCGGAAGACATCGACCTGACGTACGACATCCGTGAGCTGATCCCCGAGTTCACAGGGCACTCGGATCTTCCCTCCTCTAGGAGCGAAGCACGGCGCTGGAGCAGCAAGGTTCGTGAGCGCTTACCGGGTTGGATCCAACAGACAATCCACCCCGTCCTGCAATCCACGCTCGAACAGGAGCAACTGGATGCTGAGTTGGAGGTCACGGGCGAGAAGCTTTTCCTCCGCTACCCTGCAATGGCCAGCGGAACCGGTTATATCCCTCCCGTAGTCACTTTAGAGTTCGGAGCCCGCTCCACTGGCGAACCCCACGCACCTCAGCATGTGCTGTGCGACATGGCCGGCGCAGTTGAGGGGGTGACTTTCCCCGAAGCAGATCCCATTGTCATGGATATCGCCCGAACATTCTGGGAGAAAGCCACCGCCACTCATGTCTACTGCGCACAACAGCAGATCAGAAGCGAACGATTCGCCAGGCACTGGCACGATCTTGCCGCAATAGCACGCACCGAATACTTCGACATGATCGCTGCTGATCGACAGGTCGCCGATATGGTTGCGAATCACAAAAGTTGGTTCTTCCAAGAAAAGTCTATAGACGGCACCGTAGTTGATTACCATGCTGCTGCAAGAGGGCACATCCAAATCGTCCCTGATGGCGCAGCTCGAGAAGCGCTGGAGCAAGATTATGCGATGATGCTCGACGACGGCGTGATGATTGGAAACGCACGAACATTTGATGACCTAATGCAAGAGTGCACAGAGATCCAAATTCGGCTTAATGCGTAG
- a CDS encoding helix-turn-helix domain-containing protein, translated as MNSPLKSQSPTPAAIRKARVTAGLTQTKAAQAVQASLRAWQQWEAGDRTMPPGLFELFMLKTGQWSLDDHDVTQ; from the coding sequence ATGAACTCCCCACTGAAGTCACAAAGCCCCACGCCGGCCGCCATCCGGAAAGCTCGCGTCACAGCTGGGCTAACCCAGACGAAAGCGGCTCAGGCGGTTCAGGCCTCGCTGCGCGCCTGGCAGCAATGGGAGGCGGGCGACCGCACGATGCCACCCGGTCTTTTCGAGCTGTTCATGCTGAAGACCGGACAATGGTCGCTCGATGACCATGACGTGACACAGTGA
- a CDS encoding TrbI/VirB10 family protein — translation MTAKDDKQTAAISLPPKEAPESLELRAKPRPVTRLNPRMLAVVVGGLSAAVLGAMLWSLQPQQRRQDADPNELYNVDRVARSEGLEQLPADYSQLPPPPAPEIPQLGPPLPGDLGGPILRAEQQAQGYGHGPDAAEVERLALLKEAEEAAQSSVFFQTSSARKSNVASTGSAQPDPMILGMASSGAVAATAGAPTQQERNEAFLSKSVNAQIRNSGLLQMPESPYQVMAGTVIAAALVTGIKSDLPGDVIATVTEPVYDSATGEHVLIPQGARLLGRYNSQVNYGQSRVQVVWQRVIMPDTSSFQLDNLVGTDAAGYAGLEDGVDWHWDRIVAGAAMTSLLGIGAELAAPTSRTDGDRVIIAGRDSLQDTVNQVGQEITRRNLDIQPTLTQRPGLPLRVIVNRDLVLRPYQPFSTQQRSPQ, via the coding sequence ATGACGGCCAAGGACGACAAACAAACCGCCGCAATCTCGCTACCGCCCAAGGAAGCGCCGGAGTCGCTGGAGCTGCGAGCCAAGCCGCGTCCGGTCACCCGACTCAATCCGCGCATGCTGGCGGTAGTGGTCGGCGGCCTATCGGCTGCGGTACTCGGAGCCATGCTGTGGTCGCTGCAGCCTCAGCAGCGCCGCCAGGACGCCGACCCGAACGAGCTATACAACGTCGACCGCGTGGCACGCTCCGAGGGGCTGGAACAGTTGCCGGCAGACTACTCGCAACTGCCGCCACCACCTGCTCCCGAGATACCGCAACTGGGCCCACCGCTGCCCGGCGATCTGGGCGGGCCAATCCTCAGGGCGGAGCAGCAGGCGCAGGGTTATGGACATGGGCCAGATGCCGCCGAAGTGGAGCGCCTGGCCCTGCTCAAGGAAGCCGAGGAAGCAGCGCAGTCCTCGGTGTTTTTCCAGACCAGCAGCGCGAGGAAATCGAACGTTGCATCCACTGGGAGTGCCCAGCCCGATCCCATGATCCTGGGTATGGCCTCGTCAGGCGCGGTAGCCGCAACTGCAGGAGCACCAACGCAGCAGGAACGGAACGAAGCGTTTCTCAGTAAATCCGTAAATGCACAAATCCGTAATTCCGGATTGCTGCAGATGCCTGAGTCGCCTTACCAAGTAATGGCCGGCACCGTCATCGCGGCGGCTCTGGTCACCGGCATCAAGTCGGATCTACCCGGCGACGTGATCGCCACGGTGACCGAGCCGGTCTACGACAGCGCCACCGGTGAGCACGTGCTTATCCCCCAAGGCGCCCGCCTGCTGGGTCGCTACAACAGCCAGGTGAACTACGGGCAGAGCCGCGTGCAGGTGGTGTGGCAGCGGGTGATCATGCCGGACACCTCGTCTTTCCAGCTCGACAACCTGGTCGGTACCGACGCCGCCGGCTATGCCGGCCTCGAGGATGGCGTCGACTGGCATTGGGATCGGATCGTCGCCGGCGCGGCCATGACCAGCCTGCTGGGCATCGGTGCCGAGCTGGCGGCACCGACCAGTCGCACCGACGGCGACCGCGTCATCATCGCCGGACGCGACAGCCTGCAGGACACGGTGAATCAGGTCGGCCAGGAGATCACCCGCCGCAACCTCGATATCCAGCCCACGCTGACCCAGCGCCCTGGGCTGCCCCTGCGCGTGATCGTCAACCGCGACCTGGTACTGCGCCCCTATCAACCTTTCTCCACTCAACAGAGGAGCCCGCAATGA
- the mutS gene encoding DNA mismatch repair protein MutS, with protein MTKIDLSSHTPMMQQYWKLKNQHPDQLMFYRMGDFYEIFYEDAKKAAKLLDITLTARGQSAGQSIPMCGIPFHSLEGYLAKLVKLGESVVICEQIGDPATSKGPVERQVVRIITPGTISDEALLDEHRDNLLAAVLGDERLFGLAVLDITSGRFSVQEIKGWENLLAELERLSPAELLIPDDWPQGLPAEKRKGSRRRAPWDFDRDSAFKSLCQQFSTQDLKGFGCENLTLAIGAAGCLLSYAKETQRTALPHLRSLRHERLDDTVILDGASRRNLELDINLAGGRDNTLQSVMDRCQTAMASRLLGRWLNRPLRDRAVLEARQDAIARLLDGYRFETLQPQLKEIGDLERILARIGLRNARPRDLARLRDALAALPELQLAMTSLDTPHLQQLASSISTYPELADLLARAIIDNPPAVIRDGGVLKTGYDAELDELQAMSENAGQFLMDLEAREKERTGLANLKVGYNRVHGYFIELPTKQAESAPADYIRRQTLKGAERFITPELKEFEDKALSAKSRALAREKMLYDELLERLIGHLAPLQDSAAALAELDVLSNLAERALNLDLNRPRFVDEPCMRIDQGRHPVVEQVLTTPFVANDLDLDDNRRMLVITGPNMGGKSTYMRQTALIVLLAHIGSFVPAAACELSLVDRIFTRIGSSDDLAGGRSTFMVEMSETANILHNASERSLVLMDEVGRGTSTFDGLSLAWSAAEHLARLRAFTLFATHYFELTVLPESEPVVANVHLSATEHNERIVFLHHVQPGPASQSYGLAVAQLAGVPGTVISRAREHLARLEATSLPHDLPRQAPGQPQAPMQSDLFASVPHPLLEQLHKINPDDLTPRKALELLYTWKTQI; from the coding sequence ATGACTAAAATTGACCTTTCATCACACACACCGATGATGCAGCAGTACTGGAAGCTGAAGAACCAGCACCCGGATCAGTTGATGTTCTATCGCATGGGTGACTTCTACGAGATTTTCTACGAAGACGCGAAGAAAGCAGCCAAGCTGCTCGACATCACCCTGACCGCACGCGGCCAGTCGGCCGGCCAATCGATCCCCATGTGCGGCATTCCTTTCCATTCGCTCGAGGGCTACCTGGCCAAGCTGGTCAAGCTCGGCGAATCGGTGGTGATCTGCGAACAGATCGGCGACCCGGCCACCAGCAAGGGGCCGGTGGAGCGTCAGGTGGTGCGTATCATCACCCCCGGCACCATCAGCGACGAAGCCCTGCTCGATGAGCACCGCGACAACCTGCTTGCTGCAGTCCTCGGTGATGAGCGCCTGTTTGGTCTGGCCGTGCTGGACATCACCAGCGGCCGCTTCAGCGTGCAGGAGATCAAGGGCTGGGAAAATCTGCTGGCCGAACTGGAGCGCCTCAGCCCCGCCGAACTGCTGATCCCGGACGACTGGCCGCAGGGCCTGCCCGCCGAGAAGCGCAAGGGCTCGCGCCGCCGCGCCCCCTGGGATTTCGACCGCGACAGCGCCTTCAAGAGCCTGTGCCAGCAATTCAGCACCCAGGATCTGAAAGGCTTCGGCTGCGAGAACCTGACCCTGGCCATCGGCGCCGCCGGCTGCCTGCTCAGCTATGCCAAGGAAACCCAGCGCACCGCCCTGCCCCACCTGCGCAGCCTGCGTCACGAGCGCCTGGACGACACGGTGATCCTCGATGGTGCCAGCCGCCGCAACCTGGAGCTGGACATCAACCTCGCCGGCGGCCGCGACAACACCCTGCAATCGGTGATGGATCGCTGCCAGACCGCCATGGCCAGCCGCCTGCTGGGCCGTTGGCTGAACCGTCCGTTGCGTGACCGCGCGGTGCTGGAGGCACGCCAGGACGCCATCGCCCGCCTGCTCGATGGCTATCGCTTCGAAACGCTGCAGCCGCAGCTCAAGGAAATCGGCGACCTGGAGCGCATCCTCGCCCGTATCGGCCTGCGCAACGCCCGCCCACGCGACCTTGCCCGCCTGCGCGACGCCCTGGCGGCACTGCCCGAGCTGCAGCTGGCGATGACCTCGCTGGATACCCCGCACCTGCAACAGCTGGCCAGCAGCATCTCCACCTACCCGGAGCTGGCCGACCTGCTGGCCCGCGCCATCATCGACAACCCGCCGGCGGTGATCCGTGACGGCGGCGTGCTGAAGACCGGCTATGACGCCGAGCTGGACGAACTGCAGGCCATGAGCGAGAACGCCGGACAGTTCCTCATGGATCTGGAAGCACGGGAGAAGGAGCGCACCGGCCTAGCCAACCTCAAGGTCGGCTACAACCGCGTGCACGGCTACTTCATCGAACTGCCGACCAAGCAGGCCGAGTCGGCGCCGGCTGACTACATCCGCCGGCAGACACTCAAAGGTGCCGAGCGCTTCATCACCCCCGAACTGAAAGAGTTCGAGGACAAAGCGCTGTCGGCCAAGAGCCGCGCCCTGGCCCGCGAAAAGATGCTCTACGACGAGTTGCTCGAGCGCCTGATCGGCCATCTGGCGCCGCTGCAGGACAGTGCCGCAGCCCTCGCCGAACTGGACGTGCTGAGCAACCTGGCAGAGCGCGCGCTGAATCTCGACCTGAACCGCCCACGCTTCGTCGACGAACCGTGCATGCGCATCGACCAGGGCCGTCACCCGGTGGTCGAGCAGGTGCTAACCACGCCCTTCGTGGCCAACGACCTGGATCTCGACGACAACCGGCGCATGCTGGTCATCACCGGGCCGAACATGGGTGGTAAATCCACCTACATGCGCCAGACCGCACTGATCGTGCTGCTGGCCCATATCGGCAGCTTCGTGCCGGCGGCGGCCTGCGAACTGTCGCTGGTCGACCGCATCTTCACCCGTATCGGCTCCAGCGATGACCTGGCCGGCGGCCGCTCCACCTTCATGGTGGAGATGAGCGAAACAGCCAATATTCTGCACAACGCCAGCGAGCGTAGCCTGGTACTGATGGACGAGGTCGGACGTGGCACCAGCACCTTCGACGGCCTGTCGCTGGCCTGGTCGGCGGCCGAGCACCTGGCGCGCCTGCGCGCCTTCACCCTGTTCGCCACCCACTATTTCGAGCTGACCGTGCTGCCGGAAAGCGAGCCGGTGGTAGCCAACGTGCACCTCTCGGCCACCGAGCACAACGAGCGTATCGTCTTCCTCCACCACGTTCAGCCAGGCCCCGCGAGCCAGAGCTACGGCCTGGCCGTAGCGCAACTGGCTGGTGTACCCGGCACGGTGATCAGCCGCGCACGCGAGCACCTGGCGCGCCTGGAGGCCACCAGCCTGCCGCACGATCTGCCACGCCAGGCGCCCGGCCAGCCGCAAGCGCCGATGCAGAGTGACCTGTTCGCCAGCGTGCCGCACCCACTGCTGGAGCAATTGCACAAGATCAACCCGGATGATCTGACTCCGCGCAAGGCGCTGGAGCTGTTATATACATGGAAGACGCAGATCTAA
- a CDS encoding DUF2274 domain-containing protein yields MSTTKLRLGPLPKTENLKLTFTCPASLKADLERYAALHSQTYGEKVDALTLIPHMLEAFMARDRVFKRADAGAKGGD; encoded by the coding sequence ATGAGCACGACCAAACTGCGTCTCGGCCCACTGCCGAAAACCGAGAACCTGAAGCTGACCTTCACCTGTCCGGCCAGCCTGAAGGCCGATCTTGAGCGCTACGCGGCGCTGCACTCGCAAACCTATGGCGAAAAAGTCGACGCCCTGACCCTCATTCCGCACATGCTGGAGGCATTCATGGCGAGGGATCGGGTGTTCAAGAGGGCTGACGCCGGAGCGAAGGGAGGTGATTAA